GCGGGGATCTCTGTTGAGACCGACGGGAGGTTATACGGGGCTTCGATAACATTCGGGCTGGTGATGCTGTAGATCTGGGCATCGGCGTCGTACTGCTCAAGGCCGGCTTTCAGGTTCACGCCGATAACACGCTGGTCGAACTTCTTGTCTTTGATGTACTTCGTAATCTTCGTCAGGTATTGTTGCCGCGCCTCGACGGAACGCTTTTCAAACTCCGCAGTTGTCTCGAACTCCGTCTTCTGCCCGACCATCTTCATGTAGTTGTCGCTCTCATCCTTCAGGATCGTCCATGCTTCTTTCAGAATCGTTGTGAATTCTGCGGGGGAGAGATTATCCTCGGGCAAAGGTGCCGCAGGTGTCGCCTGTGTAGTTTGAGATGAGAGAAGGGAAGGAATCAGAATGAGGGTGAGCAGAAGTGAATAGTACCGAATCACATCCCTGAGTAAGGTTCTCATAGTGCCCCCTAAGTGCTTTGATGGATCGGGTCGTTCAGCGATGACGCGATGCGGTGCGCAGACATCCGAGATCGCACGATCGATCGTGCCTCTGCCAGCGTGGAACCTACAAATATACACTATTTCCCGTAATTTGCATAATATTTTTTAGCTTGGTGAGAGCCAGATCACAATGCTCTTATTCGTCCACATTCATCAAATCGGACTGGCTTCCTCCGTGGACAATAGTTTCGTGAGCGGTTCTGTGTTCATACGCGCGTCTCCGAAAAAAGATCGAAGATCGGCGTAAGCCGGGCTCAGTCTCCAGTGTCTGTCGATGTGTTTGTTGTATCGGGGTGCCAGCTCGCCGGGACGTGTGCCGCTGCTGTCCGGTCAACAGCCGTCGGGATTCTCTTTCTGGTCATTATCGATGCCGAAGATTTTTCGCGCGGCGTTGAGGTTCTGCAGACGGCCGGAAACTTTGAAGTCGTTTTCTTTCTGGAGGTGTTCTAGCAGGGGCACGAAGGATAATGTACGCGATACGCGTGGTACTGTTCTCGATCAGCCCTTTGTCTTTTTCCCCAAACCGGTTGACATGTCTTTCGACTTCTTCGGAGCGGATTCGTTTGACAAGTTCTGTGAGTGATTCGAGCGGACCTTACGGGCGTGAAAGATCAGCAAGCTCGGCTTCGATGATCGCCTGGATTTTCGGCAGTTCGCCGCGCCTTCGTGCGATGTTCTCGCCCACCATCTTGTTGAGAGTGTCGAGGTCGTAGACGAAGACATTTTCGATCTCCCGGGCGAACGGATCAATGGTACGGGGTACTCCAAGGTCGATGATGAACAGTGTGCCCCTGTGGCGGCCCTTGTCGATCTCCCGGACCTCCTTCGCCGACAGAATGTGCCCGCTCGACTGAACAGAAGATATGATGATGTCGATCTCATTCAGTCGGTCGCGGAAGGTTTCGAAAGGGATCGCCATCCCGCCGACCGTTTTGGCCAGGTTGTCCGCTCGCTCCGCCGTCTTATTCGTGAACATAAGAGAACCGATGCCCCGGCTGAGCAGATGCTTTGCAGTGAGTTGGGCGGTTTCGCCCGATCCGATAATGAGGGCTTTCTTACGGCTTAGGTCATCGAAGATTCTCTGGGCAAGCTCCACGGCGGCGTCGCTGACAGTGATGGCCCCATCGGATATCAGGCTTTCGCTGAGTGCGCGTTCCCCAACGTGAAACGCCTGCTGGAAGAGCCTGTTGAGGAAGTACCCAGCCGTACCGCTTTCCTGGGCAAGTGCAAGGCCTTCTTTGACCACAGCGAGGATCTGACCATCGCCAACGATCATGGAATCGATTCCGCAGGCAACGCGAAACAGGTGTTCGGCTGCTGCATAGGAACTGAACGAAAAGAAATGGCTTGCCGGTACCGCTTCCTTCACCTGTTTCTGCGTCCGCAGAAAATCAATCAGCACATCGGTCCCGGGAACGACGTGATCGCTGAACGCATAGAACTCCGTGCGGCCGCCGGCGGAAAACAGGACGCACTCGCTCAGCCCGAGCGACTTCACGTGCGGGAGAGCCACAAGGATTTCAGCGGGGGAGAACCAGAGCCGCTCCCGCATCTCGAGCGGGGCTGTATTGTGCGATATGCCGGCACACACCAGGTTCAACGTCGAATATCCGATCTGTTAATTGAATCTGTGGAAGCTGCTGAAGAACATGTTGATGATCGACATCGAGAATAGTGCGATCGTAAACCCACCAATCGAAAGCACCATCAGACTCCGACCGCGCAGGCGGCCGCTCGTCTTCGCGAGAATTCCGGCGCCATACATGAGCCAGATGACGATTGTCCCGAGTAGCTTGGGGTCGGCATAGGAGAAACCTGTAAATGCCTGCGGCAGCCAGATGAATCCTGCAACAATCGTCATCGTCAGAAACGCGAACGCCAGCGAAATCGCGATGAAGTTCATCCGCTCGAGCGTCTCAAGGTTCGGTAGTTTCTTGTAGATGACGCCGAAACGGTTCGCCTTGATTTCATGATACAGCATAAGGTAAAGGAAGCCATAGACGGCCGAGATGGTAATCGCCGAGTACCCGATCATCGCGCTGGTGACGTGCAGGCCAAACCAGCCGCTGCGAAAGATCTGCGGGACGTCAACGAGATCCCGTATGAACAACGTTGAGCCAAGCTGAAAGAAGAATGTGAAATTCAGGATAAAATATCCGGTCTCTTTCGCCCGCGATCGAGCCTCGATGGAAGCATAAGCCAGGGCCACGGAAAAAGCCAGCACTGAAAGAATCTCCCCTATGGAGGTGACTGGCGGGTGGCTGAATGCGATGGTCCTCAAAATGAGGTAGGTACAATGGAGCAGCAGGGCCCCCAACAGGAGCTTGCTCTTGAGCTTTCTCGCCCACACTTCGTCTGAGAAGAATGCTTTGCCATACGTCCACACCAGCGCGAAGTAGACCAACGGCAAGACTATGTTCAGAATGATGAGTATGATGGCTAACCTCACAGTTTGTCAAATTGCTTGATTCTCTCAAAATTTAGGCAATTTCTGAGCCACAAACAAGAATGTTGAACAATTGGCAATGAAGTATCGCGAGTGGGAGCCCTTCAGGTATCACCTCCCAATTCTCTTGCCTTTCGGAGCGTCGACGAATATATTGACACGCACTCAACCCATGAGCAGACGTTGAAACTGTTTCTTACCTAGGATACCGACATGCTGCAATTCCTGACATACATCGAAGCGAACTCTGAGCGCTACCTCTCAGAACTCAAAGATTTTCTGGCTATTCCGAGCGTGAGTTCCCAGGCCGAACACGCCGCAGACATGCAGCGATGCGCGGAGTGGATTTCCCACCAGCTTCAGGGTATCGGAATGAAGAACGTGCAGATACTGCAGACGCCCGGCCATCCGGTAGTCTTCGGAGAATGGCTTGAGGCTCAAGGCAAGCCAACAGTTCTTCTGTACGGTCACTACGATGTCCAGCCGGATGATCCGGTGGATCTGTGGACTTCGCCGCCGTTTGAGGCGACGATCCGTGACGGGAACCTGTACGCCAGAGGATCGACGGACGACAAAGGACAAGTGTTCGCCCATCTCAAGGCATTGGAGGCCTACATGAGGATCGGGGGCTCACTGCCGGTGAATGTGAAAATCATGATCGAGGGGGAGGAGGAGATCGGGTCGGAGCATCTCGATCGCTTTGTGAGTGAGCACAAAGATCTTCTCAAAGCAGACCTGGTGATGATCTCGGATTCAGACATGTTTGCAAAAGGCGTTCCATCGGTCTGCTACGGCCTCCGCGGGCTGGCGTACATGGAAGTCGAAGTGACCGGTCCAAACGGGGATCTTCACTCCGGCTCGTTTGGCGGTTCTGTTCACAACCCGATCCAGGCGCTTTCCGAAATCATCGCTTCGCTTCATGACAAGAACGGCAAGATCACC
The Ignavibacteriales bacterium DNA segment above includes these coding regions:
- the ccsA gene encoding cytochrome c biogenesis protein CcsA, yielding MRLAIILIILNIVLPLVYFALVWTYGKAFFSDEVWARKLKSKLLLGALLLHCTYLILRTIAFSHPPVTSIGEILSVLAFSVALAYASIEARSRAKETGYFILNFTFFFQLGSTLFIRDLVDVPQIFRSGWFGLHVTSAMIGYSAITISAVYGFLYLMLYHEIKANRFGVIYKKLPNLETLERMNFIAISLAFAFLTMTIVAGFIWLPQAFTGFSYADPKLLGTIVIWLMYGAGILAKTSGRLRGRSLMVLSIGGFTIALFSMSIINMFFSSFHRFN
- a CDS encoding dipeptidase, whose amino-acid sequence is MLQFLTYIEANSERYLSELKDFLAIPSVSSQAEHAADMQRCAEWISHQLQGIGMKNVQILQTPGHPVVFGEWLEAQGKPTVLLYGHYDVQPDDPVDLWTSPPFEATIRDGNLYARGSTDDKGQVFAHLKALEAYMRIGGSLPVNVKIMIEGEEEIGSEHLDRFVSEHKDLLKADLVMISDSDMFAKGVPSVCYGLRGLAYMEVEVTGPNGDLHSGSFGGSVHNPIQALSEIIASLHDKNGKITIPGFYDDVRALSKIERAAFKKLPWNDRKYAKSLGVKQLYGEKGFTSLERLWARPTLECNGIWGGYTGEGAKTVLPSKAYAKISMRIVPDQSSEKIAKLFEKHLKKIAPKTIDLKVRALHGGEPAITPIDSPGVQAAVAALNKGFGKKPLYQREGGSIPIVVQFKKLLGIDTVLLGFGLPDGNAHAPNEFIVLDNLFGGIRTCLHFYNELPNFWNKGGTKR
- the hemA gene encoding glutamyl-tRNA reductase, with the protein product MCAGISHNTAPLEMRERLWFSPAEILVALPHVKSLGLSECVLFSAGGRTEFYAFSDHVVPGTDVLIDFLRTQKQVKEAVPASHFFSFSSYAAAEHLFRVACGIDSMIVGDGQILAVVKEGLALAQESGTAGYFLNRLFQQAFHVGERALSESLISDGAITVSDAAVELAQRIFDDLSRKKALIIGSGETAQLTAKHLLSRGIGSLMFTNKTAERADNLAKTVGGMAIPFETFRDRLNEIDIIISSVQSSGHILSAKEVREIDKGRHRGTLFIIDLGVPRTIDPFAREIENVFVYDLDTLNKMVGENIARRRGELPKIQAIIEAELADLSRP